The genome window AAGTGGTAGAAACTGCCGCTCGTGGCGTTCGCGCCCTGGATGATCTGATTGACGCCGGTCTGGGCATAGCCCTGGCGCCGAAAGAGCTCCGCCGCGGCAGAAATCAGGCGTTCGCGAGTTGTGGTCTTGCGTGGTGCCACGGGTGTCCCAACCGAAGATCACTCAAATAACTAGAACGTTCTATCTAGTACAACGATAGGTTCTCGAAATCAGGCTGTCAACCCATCGCCGCTTTACCCGTCAGAACGCCGAGACGCGGAGGTAACGCACTTCACAGCTGGACTCGGAAGAAAGGAGCCAAGGATGAAGAAGTTGTTGATTGCCATGTTCGTTCTGGTCATCGCCAGCCCGGTGCTGGCACAAGATGCCGAGATGGGGCCGCCGCCGGTTGTCGAGGCGTCGCACAACGCGGTGGTCGCCTTCCTCAGTTTGACCCCGGAGCAGGTCGAAACCTGGAATGAGATCTACTGGAGTCACCGTGGTGCCGAAGCGCCGCTCAAGGAGGCCATCCGCGATGTCCAGGAGGATATCGACGCACTCTTCGAGGCAGGAGCCCCAGATCCAGGCGCTGTTGGCGCGCTGTTCATCGAACGGCGGGCACTCACCGGGGAACTGGTCGAAGTCCACGTGGTGTATCACGAAGACTTCGTTGCGATGCTCGATGACATTCAGCTCCGCAGGCTGCGCCTGGTCGCGCGTGCCGACGACGTGCAGAAGTTCATCCCGGCCTTCAAGCTCTTCGAGCTCATCCCGAGACGCTGAGCGCAGAGTCTCTCTCCCTCCTGAGAGCAGAAAGGCGGGGCCACGGCGCCGCCTTTTTCGTCTGCGGTTCAGTGCCGCAAAAAAAGTGCCTCATCCGAGCGAAAGAATGTCGGGCACGAGGAAGGAGACATGCACGGGCAGGGGTTCAGGCCGAGGCTTTGCCGCGGGCTGTCGACAGGCCGCCATCGATGCCGATCACCTGACCGGTGACCCAGCCGGAAGTGTCCGAAAGCAACCAGGCGATGACTGTCGCGACCTCTTCCGGTTTGCCAATTCGGCCGAGCGGATGCATCGCGGTCGACGCCTTCAACATCATTTTGTTGCCGGTGATTGCGGCCGACATCGGCGTGTCAACCAGTCCGGGGGCAACCGCGTTGACCCGGATACCCTTGCCGGCATAGGTGGCGGCGGCCGACCGCGTGAGCCCAACCACACCTGCTTTGGCGGCGGCAATCGCCTCGTGGCTCGGCAATCCCACCAGGGCAGCAGACGAGGCCATCAGGACAATCGAACCGCCGCTTCGCCCCATCACCTTGGCGCCGGCACGGACCGTTGCGAAGGCCGTGTCGAGGTTGGCTGCGATCGTCTGCCGCCATTCGTCGTCTTTGGTCTGGTGCGCGGCCTTGAGCAGAATCGAACCGACGCAGTTGACGATGCCGTCGACACCATCGTGAGCATCCGAGACCGAGCGCACGAATTGCTCCACCTCGGCAGTCCGTGTGGCATCGAGCACTTCGGTGGGAGCCCCGCCAAGCTCGTTCGCCATCTGCTCGAGTCGGTCAGAGCGACGAGCGGCCAGAGCCACCGTCGCGCCGTCGGAAGCGAGCTTTCGTGCAACCGCGGAACCGATGCCTCCGGTGCCGCCGAGGATCACATACACTGGCTGTCGTTCCATTTCGGACTCCTTCATTGCGTCCCGCAAAAGGTTTTCTGGAGGGGTCGAATGTGTAAGCGCTGCGGCGGAGCTGAGAATTCCAGCGACTGGACACGATCTGAAGGGACTGGCGTGGAGACTGCTGAGCCGAGGAAGTCATGAGCCATTTCACCGACGAGCTCGATCGCCACCAGCCAGACCCGGGTGGTCGGCGGTGGCTGTTCGTCGCCTATGATCAGCTGACCGACAGTATTGGCCCGTTGTCTGAAGAAGACCCGCTAGAGCTTGGCATTGTCCTGGTCGAGAACCCGTGGAAGGCTGCCCGCCGGCCTTACCACCGCCAAAAGCTCGCGCTGGTGCTGGCCAACCTGCGCCACTTCGCCATCGAGCAGGCGGCTCGGGGTGTCGCCGTACGGCACGCAGTGGCGCGCGGCCCGTATCGCTCTGCCCTGGAGCCGCTGATAGCCGAGCTCGGCCCCCTCCGATTCATGCGGCCGGCCGAATACGAGCTTCGGTTCGACCTCGCACCACTCATCGAGGCGGGCGGACTGATCGAGTTCGCTCACGAAGGATGGTTGACAAC of Acidobacteriota bacterium contains these proteins:
- a CDS encoding TetR/AcrR family transcriptional regulator; amino-acid sequence: MAPRKTTTRERLISAAAELFRRQGYAQTGVNQIIQGANATSGSFYH
- a CDS encoding periplasmic heavy metal sensor, giving the protein MKKLLIAMFVLVIASPVLAQDAEMGPPPVVEASHNAVVAFLSLTPEQVETWNEIYWSHRGAEAPLKEAIRDVQEDIDALFEAGAPDPGAVGALFIERRALTGELVEVHVVYHEDFVAMLDDIQLRRLRLVARADDVQKFIPAFKLFELIPRR
- a CDS encoding SDR family oxidoreductase; protein product: MERQPVYVILGGTGGIGSAVARKLASDGATVALAARRSDRLEQMANELGGAPTEVLDATRTAEVEQFVRSVSDAHDGVDGIVNCVGSILLKAAHQTKDDEWRQTIAANLDTAFATVRAGAKVMGRSGGSIVLMASSAALVGLPSHEAIAAAKAGVVGLTRSAAATYAGKGIRVNAVAPGLVDTPMSAAITGNKMMLKASTAMHPLGRIGKPEEVATVIAWLLSDTSGWVTGQVIGIDGGLSTARGKASA